From the genome of Candidatus Defluviilinea proxima:
GGTCAGCTTGTCCATCTGCCGCCTCGCCACCAGGCACACCATCATTTGTGATGGCATCGGTCTTGGTTGGTGCAATCGTCACAACCAGTTGTGGGCTGGCCGAAACTGGCTGTACAGGGAAAACCGTTGTAACAAACAACGAAACAAGTAGTGTGATGGCGGCGAAGAAATTAAGGCGGCGATACATAGGTAACTCCAGAAACTAAAGAATAAACAAAAAATCTATGTGACGTGTTTGTTACATCAACTGAATTAGGTCATGCCTTCTGGTAAACACGTACCAGAAGGCATAGGAATAAATCATGTGCGAGGCGGAAAAACACCTTGCAAGGCAATACAGAAATAAAAGGTGAGGTATGGTTGCATATTGTTGTGCGGCTGATCTCCGCCAGCGGGTACAAGGCTACTGGGATTCATACTCACCAGATTGGCGTTTGTATTTGTTTGATACAAAGTTCCACCTACCGATGACGACAAAGTTATTCCCGAAGTTAATGAGCCTTGTGTACCATCTTCATTCGACGCCATCTGTGCATGAGAATGTGAGGGGATTTCCGACTCAAGCAAAGTCACTGTATCAGAGCCGCCGGTTTCGCCAAGATCATGCAACGAAAGCCCTGGCCCCTGTCCCGGGTGCATAGGTGCACGACCTTGCAAATCAGGTAAAGCAAAGTTCGATTTGCCATTACCACCATACGTGGTGCCTAATAACGAAAAGAGCGCAGTGTTCTGCGAAAGCGGTAACAATTGCCCATCACACCAAGCCCAGCCTCTGGGGGCAAAGTTGAATGGAAAAATTCGTATCTCAGCAACAAAAGGATCAGCCATGATATTCTCCTATTTAGGTTGGCGACGGGAAAATGCCGTAGAGTGAAATGATGAAATCAACACACAGATAAGGCTGGAAGTTTGTATGTGGCTGGCTTCCACCTACAGAGGTTATGGCGGTTGGGGCCATAGCCACCGTGGGGGTTTCAGGAGCGTAAGGCGTTATGATCGTAGAGTTAGCCAGTAAATTATTTCCCGGGCCTGGTTGTCCTCCATTGGAGGCAGAGCCTAACAGAGGATGGGTATGCGCGGGGATTTGATTCACAGTAAGTGTAACTTCCTCCACACCACCAGTTTCCGCCAAAATAAAGCCATCCCCTTGGTGAATCGGGATACGTCCGCGCAGATCGGGCAGTGCAAAAGTGCTTTGCCCATCGCCGCCATACGTTGTACCAATCAATTGAAAAAGTGTTTCATACTCAGAAATGGGAAGTAACTGCCCTTCGCAGAACATCCAGCCTGCAGGGGCAAAATTACCAGCAAACATTCGAATTTCACCAACATAAGGTTGTGCCATTTTCTTTTCTCCTAAGTCGGGCTGGGGAAGATGCCTTGCAATGCAATGCAAAAGCTCAATGTCAAAAAGGGTTGCATATTTAAGTGCGCCTGACTTCCACCCACATTTGCCACGGAACCAGGATGGAGAGCAGTAAGGGCTGTGGCACTGGATGAGTAAGCATTTCCAGGTTCTGACGCAAGGACATTACCGGCAGATATGGATCGAGGATTAACCGAATTTCCTGTAGAACTGCTTGCTTGCAGAGTGTGAACATGTTGCGGTATCTCACTAATCGAGAGAGTGTGTGCCTGCTCACCACCACGCTCGCCCAATGTATGTCCACTGCCTACATGAATTGGCGTTCTGCCTCTTAAGTCTGGCAAGGCAAAGTTCACTCGCCCGTCACCGCCAAATGTAGTACCGAGTAAAGAAAAAAGTCCCTGATTCTGGTTAATGGGCAATAACTGTCCATTACACAACGCCCAACCTTTTGGTGGGAACACAAACGACATGATTCTGATCTCACTAAGGAACGGTTCGGCCATATTGTCTCTCCTATTTCTTCAAGATGTAATTGAATGCGGCTTCATATTCAAAGCCATCGTTTGTTTTTGCAACCGGTACAAGGAAAATCTCCAACTCACCGAAATGCACATGCGAGAGCTTACGAGTCCCTTGCGTCATAAAACGATCCAACGGACCGAGAAAGAAAACCGAGAACGCTTCATTATGTTCTGTCTTCGAAAGTTCGACGACACGTGTCATCTTCAACTCGAAAGGAGACGGTGGAACATCCACGACTTCAAACGTCGAACCGACATGTTCCGTAAAGGATGCGAGATCGGGTAGTGACAATGCAATTCTCCTGTCCGCTTCAGACTCACTTCGGGCTGGGCGTCCAGACCATTTCTTGATACACGCTGTTAACTTCTCTCGTCTTTACAAAACCGAGACGATCATACAAGCGCACAGCTGGGTTAAAAAATTCGACCCGCAAAACCAGCGGGAGATTCAAATTAGCGGATTCCTCTTTCAACTGTTCGACTAAAAATGTCCCTATGCCGGCGCCACGATATTCGGGCAAGAGAGCGATATCCATGATCAGAAAGTGGTCGCCACGATTCTCTGTAATCAAACGCCCAAGCGATACGCCATCTCGTTCAATGACTTGGTAAATGGCATTGGGATAATACGAAGCATAATGCTGTGTTTGTGCATCGAACTGC
Proteins encoded in this window:
- a CDS encoding phage tail protein, which encodes MAQPYVGEIRMFAGNFAPAGWMFCEGQLLPISEYETLFQLIGTTYGGDGQSTFALPDLRGRIPIHQGDGFILAETGGVEEVTLTVNQIPAHTHPLLGSASNGGQPGPGNNLLANSTIITPYAPETPTVAMAPTAITSVGGSQPHTNFQPYLCVDFIISLYGIFPSPT
- a CDS encoding GNAT family N-acetyltransferase — encoded protein: MWIDLRPVTVDDAGFLFKLYASTREEEMQLVDWNDEQKEAFLRMQFDAQTQHYASYYPNAIYQVIERDGVSLGRLITENRGDHFLIMDIALLPEYRGAGIGTFLVEQLKEESANLNLPLVLRVEFFNPAVRLYDRLGFVKTREVNSVYQEMVWTPSPK
- a CDS encoding phage tail protein, with product MAEPFLSEIRIMSFVFPPKGWALCNGQLLPINQNQGLFSLLGTTFGGDGRVNFALPDLRGRTPIHVGSGHTLGERGGEQAHTLSISEIPQHVHTLQASSSTGNSVNPRSISAGNVLASEPGNAYSSSATALTALHPGSVANVGGSQAHLNMQPFLTLSFCIALQGIFPSPT
- a CDS encoding phage tail protein: MADPFVAEIRIFPFNFAPRGWAWCDGQLLPLSQNTALFSLLGTTYGGNGKSNFALPDLQGRAPMHPGQGPGLSLHDLGETGGSDTVTLLESEIPSHSHAQMASNEDGTQGSLTSGITLSSSVGGTLYQTNTNANLVSMNPSSLVPAGGDQPHNNMQPYLTFYFCIALQGVFPPRT